Proteins encoded in a region of the Saccharothrix ecbatanensis genome:
- a CDS encoding TetR/AcrR family transcriptional regulator C-terminal domain-containing protein yields the protein MPRPKSLTHQALAAATLAVLDRDGLAALSMRAVAAELGVGTMSLYRYVADRGELEAVAVDHILSLVDVEPPKKALWDKQIAVLVERVRAAIVQHPNAVPLTMTHRHRCPLLLRWSEAVLGVLTRAGFTGEDRVIAMRAVIAYLIGATELEYRSPLVGQATEAMAGLGEEYPLLAETADVARGIPSDVEFRRGLEVVLAGLRRP from the coding sequence ATGCCAAGACCGAAGTCACTCACGCACCAAGCGCTCGCCGCCGCCACGCTCGCCGTGCTCGACCGTGACGGCCTGGCCGCGCTGTCGATGCGCGCCGTCGCCGCCGAACTCGGCGTGGGCACCATGTCGCTGTACCGGTATGTGGCCGACCGGGGCGAGCTGGAAGCCGTTGCGGTCGATCACATCCTTTCCCTGGTGGATGTCGAGCCGCCGAAGAAGGCGTTGTGGGACAAGCAGATCGCCGTGCTGGTCGAACGGGTCCGCGCGGCGATCGTCCAACACCCCAACGCGGTGCCGCTCACCATGACGCACCGGCACCGGTGCCCGCTCCTGCTGCGGTGGAGCGAGGCCGTGCTCGGGGTGCTCACCAGGGCCGGGTTCACCGGCGAGGACCGGGTGATCGCGATGCGCGCGGTGATCGCCTACCTGATCGGCGCGACCGAGCTGGAGTACCGGAGCCCGCTGGTCGGCCAGGCCACCGAGGCCATGGCCGGACTGGGCGAGGAGTACCCGCTGCTGGCCGAAACCGCCGACGTGGCCAGGGGAATCCCGTCCGACGTGGAGTTCCGCCGAGGCCTGGAAGTCGTGCTCGCCGGCCTGCGCCGCCCTTAG
- a CDS encoding peroxiredoxin-like family protein gives MKVSAREWEAVLGGTVRVPDPDRLVHLQFRRFAGCPVCNLHLRSVVQRHDEIDAHGITEVVVFHSTADELRPYVADFPFAVIGDPDKRLYVEFGVESARRSVLDPRAWGAMVFGIVRDLGPVLRGRRPLPKPTGGRLGLPADFLIAPDGLVVAEKLGQHAYDQWSVDELLTHAQALTSKN, from the coding sequence GTGAAGGTCAGCGCACGTGAATGGGAGGCCGTCCTGGGCGGCACGGTGCGGGTGCCCGACCCGGACCGACTGGTGCACCTCCAGTTCCGCCGCTTCGCCGGGTGCCCGGTGTGCAACCTGCACCTGAGGTCGGTCGTCCAGCGGCACGACGAGATCGACGCGCACGGGATCACCGAGGTCGTGGTGTTCCACTCGACGGCGGACGAGTTGCGCCCGTACGTCGCCGACTTCCCGTTCGCCGTGATCGGTGATCCGGACAAGCGGCTCTACGTGGAGTTCGGCGTGGAATCCGCGCGACGCTCAGTGCTCGACCCGCGGGCGTGGGGCGCGATGGTGTTCGGCATCGTCCGCGACCTCGGTCCGGTGCTGCGCGGCCGGCGTCCGCTGCCCAAGCCGACCGGCGGGCGACTGGGGCTGCCGGCCGACTTCCTCATCGCGCCGGACGGTCTGGTCGTCGCCGAGAAGCTGGGGCAGCACGCGTACGACCAGTGGTCGGTGGACGAACTGCTCACCCATGCGCAGGCTCTGACCAGCAAGAACTGA
- a CDS encoding MBL fold metallo-hydrolase, with the protein MRQLAPGVHLLLGRPPHLVNAYLVEDVLVDAGTRSARRRITRQLDGRTLAAHVVTHAHPDHFGASHAVCERYDVPLWIGRKDAAAVATATPVTGSGFAAAVVSRMRMPAPHPVARGLTEGDEVAGFTVLDVPGHSPGHIALWRDHDGVLLCGDVFVNVLRLGAPPKFLSYDDLRNRASMRRLAELRPKLVLFGHGRPLRDPDLLRLVR; encoded by the coding sequence GTGCGTCAGTTGGCTCCCGGCGTCCACCTGCTCCTCGGCCGTCCTCCGCACCTGGTGAACGCCTACCTGGTGGAGGACGTGCTGGTGGACGCCGGAACGCGCTCCGCCCGCCGCCGGATCACCCGCCAACTCGACGGCCGCACGCTCGCCGCCCACGTCGTCACGCACGCCCACCCGGACCACTTCGGCGCCAGCCACGCGGTCTGCGAGCGGTACGACGTGCCGCTGTGGATCGGGCGGAAGGACGCCGCGGCGGTGGCCACCGCGACACCCGTCACCGGCTCGGGCTTCGCGGCGGCGGTGGTGTCGCGGATGCGGATGCCGGCGCCACACCCCGTCGCCCGCGGCCTCACCGAAGGCGACGAGGTCGCCGGGTTCACCGTGCTCGACGTCCCCGGCCACTCCCCCGGCCACATCGCCCTCTGGCGCGACCACGACGGCGTGCTGCTCTGCGGTGACGTGTTCGTCAACGTCCTGCGCCTCGGCGCGCCCCCGAAGTTCCTCAGCTACGACGACCTCCGCAACCGGGCGTCCATGCGCCGGCTCGCCGAGCTGCGGCCGAAGCTGGTCCTGTTCGGCCACGGCCGCCCGCTGCGCGATCCCGACCTCCTGCGACTGGTCCGCTAG
- a CDS encoding transcriptional regulator, with protein sequence MPKKIKLRTDAFSKSARLAGFTSDYALAKAMDVNRSTVARVLAGELQPGPAFIGGALTALAPMQFDDLFEVVPTRDDVADPSH encoded by the coding sequence ATGCCGAAAAAGATCAAGCTCCGCACCGACGCCTTCAGCAAGTCCGCGCGACTCGCGGGGTTCACGTCGGACTACGCCCTGGCCAAGGCGATGGACGTCAACCGGTCCACGGTCGCACGCGTCCTCGCCGGTGAACTCCAGCCCGGCCCGGCGTTCATCGGCGGCGCGTTGACGGCCCTCGCGCCGATGCAGTTCGACGACCTCTTCGAGGTGGTGCCCACCCGCGACGACGTCGCCGACCCGTCACACTGA
- a CDS encoding helix-turn-helix domain-containing protein, translating into MTTDESADSTWWEWVERQLEDRAMTTADLSERTGLDRSCFTRWRKGERPTMDTARLVAKAFGMSPLEVMVKAHLISAQEARLSTSAPDPAALTDQQLLAELGRRLKRTP; encoded by the coding sequence GTGACCACAGACGAGAGCGCGGACTCGACTTGGTGGGAGTGGGTCGAGCGCCAACTCGAAGACCGCGCCATGACCACGGCCGACCTCAGCGAGCGGACCGGCCTTGACCGCAGCTGCTTCACCAGGTGGCGCAAGGGCGAACGCCCCACCATGGACACCGCGCGCCTGGTGGCCAAGGCGTTCGGCATGAGCCCGCTGGAGGTCATGGTGAAGGCGCACCTGATCAGCGCCCAGGAAGCCCGCCTCAGCACCTCGGCCCCCGACCCGGCGGCGCTCACGGACCAGCAACTGCTGGCCGAACTGGGCCGCCGCCTGAAGCGCACACCCTGA